One Methylosinus sp. LW4 genomic region harbors:
- a CDS encoding TonB-dependent receptor plug domain-containing protein, with protein sequence MTKNSAATPHIRDAVYSTSSALALSVVLTVAASAQEALPAIEIGVASGGSNAASSGAPLAPQLARPDLQPDNVANAARVATSSRSHTQTFTRQDIEELNPQDVFGLLRNATSILVTYQGRKFPNNLKFRGDGNFGFIVDGAYVSAQTAGLMMQSLPVSALDQVDVVRDASALTHGPLVDFGSSSGALNSGFVVVRTHTPQENEMELRTAAQSYGGVLGSVYGGYVFGKKPGEIPAFISGFIKKSSDDGPANGSNWNDTVAGLLKGGFTVGPLDTSFTLFQSSTRYGFQQGTFGEQTASTLAQKWGYSPIESTFLSWNSTFRWDEHNVSLLTLAYTRTEDNNVLASFTSPNLTVANEQGYTGQINARHSFTYDGTLAQLGLQYVNWASPSGQTNYANYARKEDTLSGYGNFEQKLLEDRLIFDASFRLDNHFDYVGVDSAGTTRYFYNRGFPLAVNYAGGATVKPLRGSGIGGMGASLGDLNPLEGLANVSFSGRYSHTEQSDMSGIIADANVTLLPEKQDKYEAGVKIPVFRWFTPEVTYFDTEIQNNKQPSRTVTVNNNNITYWTQGNTSRKGVEAVAQGVLQDELFGKTTYRGSYTRLTEVYSNSLGTYDWLNPYRFQTPRTQINFAFTHAWDRFTGTVALNHVSMYWSNGFAVDNAYHQIGNYTTLDANIAYKFQLMDWDARLSFYGRNITNKRYETIYTYKAWGAVWGSELKLSWGEHSSPVPLPGMAAPAGADDAPSPWSGLYAGLNAGGLFGDGHGVNTVPGTSTILGDAYDDKGAVGRPATFFGRASASSAASTIPLGVGGGIGGAQLGYNWRFRPDVIGGLELDLQGVAGGRASGSSLRSATEPVTGANVATSTAVTKSLAYLGTARGRVGYLVAPTLLPYLTAGLAYGEGGFSTSLTQSSTAASFAPNGGTIGSSSIRIGWAAGAGGEWMFRQSWSAKLEYLRYDLGNQGAYGIMAGYNQTAAANPGLYGAAVISSSRLAGHVLRAGVNYHFE encoded by the coding sequence ATGACAAAGAACAGCGCTGCGACGCCGCATATACGTGATGCGGTTTACTCCACCAGCTCCGCGCTCGCTTTGTCGGTCGTTCTGACAGTCGCCGCCTCGGCTCAGGAGGCTTTGCCGGCGATCGAGATCGGCGTGGCGTCGGGCGGCTCCAACGCCGCCTCCTCGGGAGCGCCGCTGGCGCCGCAGCTCGCCCGGCCGGATCTCCAGCCCGACAATGTCGCCAATGCCGCGCGCGTCGCCACCAGCAGCCGCTCGCACACGCAGACATTCACGCGGCAGGACATAGAGGAGCTGAACCCGCAGGATGTGTTCGGCCTGCTGCGCAATGCGACCAGCATTCTCGTCACCTATCAGGGCCGCAAATTTCCGAACAATCTGAAATTCCGCGGCGACGGCAATTTCGGCTTCATCGTCGACGGCGCCTATGTGAGCGCGCAGACCGCAGGCCTGATGATGCAATCGCTGCCCGTTTCGGCGCTCGATCAGGTCGATGTCGTGCGCGACGCTTCGGCGCTGACGCATGGCCCGCTCGTCGATTTCGGCTCCTCCTCGGGCGCGCTCAACAGCGGCTTCGTCGTCGTGCGCACACATACGCCGCAAGAGAATGAAATGGAGCTGCGCACGGCGGCGCAGAGCTATGGCGGCGTGCTCGGCAGCGTCTATGGCGGCTATGTCTTCGGGAAGAAGCCCGGCGAGATTCCAGCCTTTATCTCGGGCTTCATTAAGAAGAGCTCCGACGATGGGCCGGCGAACGGCTCCAACTGGAACGACACGGTCGCCGGCTTGCTCAAGGGCGGCTTCACTGTCGGTCCGCTCGACACCAGCTTCACCCTGTTTCAGTCGAGCACGCGCTATGGCTTTCAGCAGGGGACCTTCGGCGAGCAGACGGCGAGCACGCTCGCGCAGAAATGGGGCTATTCGCCGATCGAATCGACATTCCTATCCTGGAACTCGACGTTCCGCTGGGACGAGCACAATGTCAGCCTGCTCACGCTCGCCTATACGCGAACGGAGGACAACAACGTCCTCGCCTCCTTCACCAGCCCCAATCTGACAGTCGCCAATGAGCAGGGCTATACCGGCCAGATCAACGCGCGCCACAGCTTCACCTATGATGGCACATTGGCGCAGCTCGGCCTGCAATATGTGAACTGGGCGAGCCCCAGCGGACAGACCAATTACGCCAATTATGCGCGCAAGGAGGACACGCTCAGCGGCTATGGCAATTTCGAGCAGAAGCTGCTCGAAGATCGCCTGATCTTCGACGCGAGCTTCCGGCTGGACAATCACTTCGATTATGTCGGAGTCGATTCGGCCGGAACGACGAGATATTTCTACAATCGCGGCTTCCCGCTCGCGGTGAATTATGCGGGCGGCGCCACGGTGAAGCCGCTGCGCGGATCGGGGATCGGTGGGATGGGCGCGTCCCTCGGCGATCTCAATCCGCTCGAGGGCCTCGCCAATGTCTCCTTCAGCGGCCGCTACTCGCACACTGAGCAGAGCGATATGTCCGGCATTATCGCGGACGCGAACGTCACTCTGCTGCCGGAGAAGCAGGACAAATACGAAGCGGGCGTCAAAATCCCGGTCTTCCGCTGGTTCACGCCGGAAGTGACTTATTTCGACACCGAAATTCAGAACAACAAGCAGCCCTCGCGCACCGTCACGGTGAACAATAACAACATCACTTACTGGACGCAGGGCAATACCTCGCGCAAGGGCGTAGAGGCGGTCGCGCAAGGCGTGCTGCAGGACGAGCTTTTCGGCAAGACGACCTATCGCGGCAGCTACACGCGGCTGACCGAGGTCTATAGCAATTCGCTGGGAACCTACGACTGGCTCAACCCCTATCGCTTCCAGACTCCCAGAACGCAAATCAACTTCGCGTTCACCCATGCTTGGGACCGTTTCACCGGCACGGTCGCGCTCAATCATGTCTCCATGTACTGGTCCAATGGCTTCGCCGTCGACAACGCCTATCACCAGATCGGCAACTACACGACGCTGGACGCCAACATCGCTTATAAATTCCAGCTCATGGATTGGGATGCGCGGCTCAGCTTCTACGGCCGCAACATCACCAATAAGCGCTATGAGACGATCTACACCTACAAGGCCTGGGGCGCCGTCTGGGGCTCGGAGCTGAAGCTCTCCTGGGGCGAGCATTCCTCGCCCGTGCCGCTGCCGGGCATGGCGGCGCCGGCCGGAGCCGACGATGCGCCGTCGCCCTGGAGCGGGCTCTACGCCGGCCTCAACGCCGGCGGACTCTTCGGCGACGGACATGGGGTCAACACGGTTCCCGGCACGTCCACCATTCTCGGCGACGCTTACGACGACAAGGGCGCGGTCGGCCGCCCGGCGACCTTCTTCGGCCGGGCCAGCGCCTCCAGCGCGGCGAGCACGATCCCGCTCGGCGTCGGCGGCGGAATCGGCGGCGCGCAGCTCGGCTATAATTGGCGCTTCCGTCCCGATGTGATCGGCGGTCTCGAGCTCGATCTGCAAGGCGTGGCGGGCGGGCGCGCCTCGGGCTCCTCGCTGCGCTCCGCGACTGAGCCCGTCACCGGCGCGAATGTGGCGACGTCGACGGCGGTGACGAAGAGCCTCGCCTATCTCGGCACGGCGCGCGGCCGCGTCGGCTATCTCGTGGCGCCGACGCTGCTTCCCTATCTCACCGCCGGTCTCGCCTATGGCGAAGGCGGCTTCTCGACGTCTCTGACGCAGTCCTCCACCGCGGCGTCCTTCGCGCCGAACGGCGGAACCATCGGCTCTTCGTCGATCCGCATCGGCTGGGCGGCGGGCGCTGGCGGCGAATGGATGTTCCGGCAGAGTTGGAGCGCCAAGCTGGAATATCTGCGCTACGACCTCGGCAACCAGGGCGCCTATGGGATCATGGCCGGCTATAATCAGACAGCGGCCGCCAATCCGGGCCTCTATGGGGCGGCCGTGATCTCGTCGTCGCGCCTCGCCGGCCATGTCCTGCGCGCCGGCGTCAACTATCATTTTGAATAG
- the exbB gene encoding TonB-system energizer ExbB has product MQMEWLSTAIDFGVIGLLAALSVVVVAVALERHFFYRAIDIATFTSIKALELELTKRLVVIASVASNAPYIGLLGTVLGIMLTFYNLGLDASADASKIMAGLALALKATAIGLVVALLSVVSYNALLRKTKVLMLKWEIAHG; this is encoded by the coding sequence ATGCAAATGGAATGGTTGTCGACGGCGATCGATTTCGGCGTCATAGGGCTGCTGGCCGCGCTCAGCGTCGTCGTTGTCGCCGTGGCGCTGGAGCGGCATTTTTTCTACCGGGCGATCGACATTGCGACCTTCACCAGCATCAAGGCGCTGGAGCTGGAATTGACCAAGCGCCTCGTCGTCATCGCATCCGTCGCCTCCAACGCGCCTTACATCGGACTGCTCGGCACTGTGCTCGGCATTATGCTGACCTTCTATAATCTCGGCCTCGACGCTTCGGCGGACGCCAGCAAGATCATGGCCGGCCTCGCGCTCGCGCTCAAGGCGACGGCGATCGGGCTCGTCGTCGCGCTCTTGTCGGTGGTCTCCTACAACGCCCTTTTGCGCAAGACGAAGGTGCTGATGCTGAAGTGGGAGATCGCCCATGGATGA
- a CDS encoding ExbD/TolR family protein has protein sequence MDEKPFETLNVIPLVDVMLVLLTMVLTTANFIATGRIPVALPQAAQTQVDRQKDKTIEIAADGSVYFDGHVATKDELRSRLTGLPPETGFLIRADRAVALQSFIDVAELLKRMSFTKVAVQTKNSPK, from the coding sequence ATGGATGAGAAGCCTTTCGAGACGCTCAACGTCATTCCGCTCGTCGATGTGATGCTCGTGCTTCTCACAATGGTGCTGACGACGGCGAATTTCATCGCGACGGGCCGCATACCGGTCGCCTTGCCGCAGGCTGCGCAGACGCAGGTCGACCGCCAGAAGGATAAGACGATCGAGATCGCCGCCGACGGAAGCGTCTATTTCGACGGCCATGTCGCGACCAAGGACGAGTTGCGGAGCCGGCTCACAGGCCTGCCGCCGGAAACGGGCTTCCTCATTCGCGCCGATCGCGCTGTGGCATTGCAGAGCTTCATCGACGTCGCCGAGCTGCTCAAGCGCATGAGCTTCACCAAGGTCGCCGTGCAGACCAAGAACAGTCCCAAGTGA
- a CDS encoding energy transducer TonB: MNTVRPASRFTIYHGVALSLALHALLCAPYLLHRLYATEEEASVLVFELDGLVDDEQTDEKVQQDNAGATQETAPNETRASEAKPVEQREQADEGEANAAAVPAQAPSQSKPDPAGSANVTGAQEQQVARTIARRTVSEEDRIRAYLRQLSKRVHERLVYPEEGRRAGLRGVAKVSFRILESGQIREETLKIVSTSGQERLDVSALKTVRSSAPFAAPPREMNVAIDVEFGPSR, from the coding sequence ATGAACACTGTGAGACCGGCGAGCCGGTTCACCATCTATCATGGCGTCGCGCTCTCTTTGGCGCTGCATGCCCTGCTATGCGCGCCCTACCTTCTGCATCGTCTCTATGCGACCGAAGAAGAGGCTTCGGTTCTCGTCTTCGAGCTCGATGGTCTCGTCGATGACGAGCAGACCGACGAGAAAGTGCAGCAGGATAATGCGGGCGCGACTCAGGAGACCGCGCCGAATGAGACTCGGGCGTCGGAGGCGAAGCCTGTCGAGCAGCGCGAGCAGGCGGATGAAGGCGAGGCCAATGCAGCCGCGGTCCCCGCTCAGGCACCTTCGCAGTCGAAGCCAGACCCGGCCGGCTCCGCCAATGTGACCGGCGCGCAGGAGCAGCAGGTCGCGCGCACCATCGCCCGCCGCACGGTAAGCGAGGAAGACCGCATTCGCGCCTATTTGCGGCAATTATCGAAGCGCGTTCACGAGCGGCTGGTTTATCCAGAGGAGGGGCGTCGCGCCGGGCTGCGGGGCGTCGCGAAAGTCTCCTTCCGCATCCTCGAGAGCGGACAAATCCGCGAAGAAACGCTCAAGATCGTTTCGACCAGCGGTCAGGAGCGCCTCGACGTCAGCGCGTTGAAAACGGTGCGATCGAGCGCGCCCTTCGCAGCGCCGCCGCGGGAGATGAATGTGGCTATCGACGTCGAGTTCGGCCCCTCGCGCTGA
- a CDS encoding glycosyltransferase, which yields MKIVVLSTFDITPVRDGGQTRYVSVYKNIAKEHDVTLIAYDFKQTDHIRRYKLADRFDVIVFPAAPSDQHHVWHIMEKTRRLAHDVLCIREYHFSDEFVRDARQIIGAADVVISSHPYLALLGFGFAKRNALKIYEAHNVEYDIKEQHFRGGLGAAQLDSFVDTVFHAERMACREAHFVTTVSAHDAERMAQLYDVPRGKITVAPNGVDCSQYPVWDKASRDELRSRLQIGDKTLAVFLGSGYGPNVESYSKARQLLAQAGFDGAVALIGSIAQADRTGWPDVPFDELWFDYVEDDLKIALLSSADIALQLLFSGGGTNLKLFDYMAAGCLIVANEFGARGVAADGWHVAAQNESELQTLLRERVWETERGEAIRAKARAIAKEQFDWSIIAKKITTLFSPRLDMAATEAAAAALADDSEQAPSREALSA from the coding sequence ATGAAGATCGTTGTCCTTTCCACATTCGACATCACCCCGGTCCGCGACGGCGGGCAGACCCGTTACGTCTCGGTCTACAAGAATATCGCGAAAGAGCATGACGTCACGCTCATCGCCTATGATTTCAAGCAGACCGATCACATAAGGCGCTATAAGCTCGCCGACCGTTTCGACGTGATCGTTTTCCCCGCGGCGCCCAGCGACCAGCATCACGTCTGGCACATAATGGAGAAGACGCGGCGCCTCGCGCATGATGTTCTCTGCATAAGGGAATATCATTTCTCGGACGAGTTCGTGCGCGACGCGCGGCAGATCATCGGCGCGGCCGATGTCGTCATCTCCTCGCATCCCTATCTCGCGCTTCTGGGCTTCGGCTTCGCCAAGCGGAACGCCCTCAAAATATATGAAGCGCACAATGTCGAATATGACATAAAGGAGCAGCATTTCCGCGGCGGACTCGGCGCGGCGCAGCTCGATTCCTTCGTGGATACGGTGTTTCACGCCGAGAGAATGGCCTGTCGCGAGGCCCATTTCGTGACCACTGTGAGCGCCCATGACGCCGAGCGCATGGCGCAATTATACGATGTGCCGCGCGGCAAGATCACTGTCGCGCCCAATGGCGTCGATTGCTCCCAATATCCGGTCTGGGACAAGGCGAGCCGCGACGAGCTTCGCAGCAGGCTGCAGATCGGCGACAAGACGCTGGCCGTCTTTTTGGGCAGCGGCTATGGGCCGAATGTCGAATCCTATTCCAAGGCGCGGCAGCTGCTGGCGCAGGCAGGTTTCGACGGCGCTGTCGCCTTGATCGGCTCGATCGCGCAGGCCGACCGCACCGGCTGGCCCGATGTTCCCTTCGACGAGCTGTGGTTCGATTACGTCGAGGACGATCTCAAGATCGCGCTCCTGAGCTCGGCGGACATCGCTCTGCAGCTGCTGTTTTCCGGCGGCGGAACCAATTTGAAGCTCTTCGACTATATGGCGGCCGGATGCCTGATCGTCGCCAATGAGTTCGGCGCACGCGGCGTCGCCGCGGACGGATGGCATGTAGCGGCTCAGAATGAGAGCGAGCTGCAGACATTGCTGCGCGAGCGCGTTTGGGAAACCGAGCGCGGCGAGGCGATCCGCGCGAAGGCGCGCGCCATCGCCAAGGAGCAATTCGACTGGTCGATCATCGCCAAGAAGATCACCACGCTCTTCAGCCCGCGTCTCGATATGGCGGCTACGGAGGCGGCCGCCGCCGCGCTCGCCGATGATTCCGAGCAGGCTCCGAGTAGAGAGGCTCTATCCGCGTAA
- a CDS encoding glycosyltransferase family 4 protein, which produces MIIAYDAGAFQQSISGGIFNVSVGFLNAAARVAPDAEFVFVADPFFGEVRPDALAALAFRPRVIYRSVLKSSGSFSLRTNRERVRFEVDGRIVPTEQTTTPDGVCYYYDGPTPRHRLLLRSRAARPCDTMNSPDSRSLGVALSKIVIESDKGSQEFAFDDARLTNGYHDPESAWRWTNGAAEIPLEFFPRVETARVSVHIRHKVVYSLADGRFDRRYNGVVQAAIEQRRAYNLQELGRELREMGATVYFANHFIPIAIPGLALASWAHDVIPILFPNFFGKDAIENFANVIDVFKRADHIFCNSETTRKDIIDNVGVSPERLTTSWIGPGAIGPRPAPVVDAAIAKFGLRRDYILNVGTLEPRKNHVRLVQAYDEFRRGVDHPPQLAIVGSHGWGYDELVRLIANSGLSEHVRVLSGVDNDDLSALYSGAMFVAYPSVYEGFGMPVLEAMACGVPVLTSQETSMQDIAKNAAVLVDPLSVSSIAQGLRELSLDSELRSRLASKAKEAASRFDWDRVAKTIIDVLKGTR; this is translated from the coding sequence ATGATCATCGCATATGACGCCGGCGCCTTTCAGCAGTCGATCAGCGGTGGAATTTTCAATGTCTCCGTCGGCTTTTTGAACGCCGCCGCCAGAGTCGCCCCCGACGCCGAATTCGTTTTCGTCGCCGACCCGTTTTTCGGCGAGGTGCGGCCAGACGCCTTGGCGGCGTTGGCCTTCAGACCGCGCGTGATCTATCGCAGCGTGCTGAAATCCTCCGGCTCCTTCTCGCTGCGCACAAATCGGGAGCGCGTGCGCTTCGAGGTCGACGGCCGCATCGTCCCGACGGAGCAGACAACGACGCCGGACGGCGTTTGCTATTATTACGACGGCCCGACGCCTCGGCATAGATTGTTGCTGCGCAGCCGAGCGGCGCGTCCTTGCGACACGATGAACTCGCCGGACAGCCGCAGCCTCGGCGTCGCCCTCAGCAAGATCGTCATCGAATCGGACAAGGGATCGCAGGAGTTCGCCTTCGACGACGCCCGCCTCACCAATGGCTATCACGACCCGGAGAGCGCTTGGCGCTGGACCAATGGCGCCGCCGAAATCCCGCTCGAATTTTTCCCGCGCGTCGAAACGGCGCGCGTCAGCGTGCATATTCGGCACAAGGTCGTCTACAGCCTGGCGGACGGCCGCTTCGATCGTCGCTACAATGGCGTCGTGCAAGCGGCGATCGAGCAGCGGCGCGCCTACAATTTGCAGGAGCTGGGCCGCGAGCTGCGTGAAATGGGCGCGACCGTCTATTTCGCGAATCACTTCATTCCGATCGCCATCCCGGGGCTCGCTCTGGCGAGCTGGGCGCATGACGTCATCCCGATCCTGTTTCCGAACTTCTTCGGCAAGGACGCGATCGAAAATTTCGCCAATGTCATCGATGTATTCAAACGCGCCGATCACATTTTTTGCAACTCGGAGACGACCCGCAAGGACATTATCGACAATGTCGGCGTCTCTCCCGAGCGTCTGACGACCTCATGGATCGGCCCTGGGGCGATCGGGCCGCGCCCCGCTCCCGTGGTGGACGCGGCGATCGCCAAATTCGGCCTTCGTCGAGACTATATTCTCAATGTCGGGACGCTGGAGCCGCGCAAGAACCATGTTCGTCTGGTTCAGGCCTATGACGAATTTCGCCGCGGCGTCGACCATCCGCCGCAGCTCGCCATCGTCGGCTCGCATGGGTGGGGATATGACGAATTGGTGCGGCTGATCGCCAACAGCGGGCTCTCCGAGCATGTGAGAGTGCTGAGCGGCGTCGACAATGACGATTTGTCGGCGCTGTATTCGGGCGCGATGTTCGTCGCCTATCCCAGCGTCTATGAAGGATTCGGCATGCCCGTGCTGGAGGCCATGGCCTGCGGCGTCCCGGTCTTGACCTCACAGGAAACCAGCATGCAGGACATAGCGAAGAACGCCGCCGTTCTCGTGGATCCTTTGTCGGTGAGCTCGATCGCTCAGGGACTGCGCGAGCTCTCGCTCGATTCCGAGCTGCGCTCGCGCCTCGCCTCCAAAGCAAAGGAGGCCGCGTCGCGCTTCGATTGGGACCGCGTCGCCAAAACAATCATCGATGTCTTGAAAGGAACGCGCTGA
- a CDS encoding glycosyltransferase family 4 protein produces the protein MSRVVQYHPSVISADAIGASISSLHQILRERGAASYVACADSTIATSDYATLSTSMLKRMAWSDTDLLLLHYSFFNEELEALLDLPVRKILIYHNVTPGHFFRGQGSMSWLGDMCDHSRAQMRRFAGAFEKGVGDSDYNTAELREFGFREPVTIPVFFNDAFFSSRELDNQLYLDIKAASEVNIVFVGRFVPNKRHDLLIDTLAAYKRLFGRSASLHLGGKIWGDEYFHGLLGRAVQGGVLSDIKIYQNASGLAIKTLFAAADAYISMSEHEGFMVPVLEAFTVGCPVLAYAGTAVGETMGPAGIKFDTLDPSIPAGYLELLRRDKTLRNNIVREQADRATDFYSEATARRWLSFLEGFVDISAGLHS, from the coding sequence ATGTCACGTGTTGTTCAATATCATCCCTCGGTAATTAGCGCCGACGCCATCGGCGCCTCGATTTCATCCCTTCATCAGATCCTTCGAGAGCGCGGCGCCGCGTCCTATGTGGCGTGCGCGGATTCCACTATCGCCACGAGCGATTATGCGACGCTCTCGACCTCCATGCTGAAACGCATGGCTTGGAGCGACACGGATCTGCTGCTGCTGCATTATTCTTTTTTCAATGAGGAGCTCGAAGCGCTGCTGGACCTGCCCGTCCGCAAGATTCTGATCTACCACAATGTCACGCCGGGCCATTTTTTCCGCGGCCAGGGCTCGATGAGCTGGCTCGGGGACATGTGCGACCATTCCCGCGCGCAGATGCGGCGCTTCGCCGGCGCATTCGAGAAAGGCGTCGGCGATTCGGACTACAACACCGCCGAGCTGAGAGAATTCGGCTTTCGGGAACCCGTGACGATCCCGGTGTTTTTCAACGACGCTTTTTTCTCGTCGCGCGAGCTCGACAATCAGCTCTATCTCGACATAAAGGCCGCGTCAGAGGTCAATATCGTCTTCGTCGGACGCTTCGTTCCCAATAAGCGGCACGATCTGCTGATCGACACTCTGGCCGCCTATAAGAGGCTCTTCGGCCGCTCGGCCTCGCTGCATCTCGGCGGCAAGATTTGGGGCGACGAATATTTCCATGGGCTGCTGGGGCGGGCGGTGCAGGGCGGCGTCCTCTCCGACATCAAAATCTATCAGAACGCCAGCGGCCTCGCGATCAAGACGCTGTTCGCCGCCGCCGACGCCTATATTTCCATGAGCGAGCACGAAGGCTTCATGGTGCCTGTGCTCGAGGCCTTCACGGTAGGCTGTCCAGTGCTCGCCTATGCGGGAACCGCAGTGGGCGAGACGATGGGCCCTGCCGGCATCAAATTCGACACGCTCGATCCATCGATCCCCGCAGGCTATCTGGAGCTCTTGCGTCGCGATAAGACGCTGCGCAACAATATCGTTCGCGAGCAGGCGGACCGTGCGACGGACTTCTACTCCGAAGCGACCGCGAGACGGTGGCTCTCATTCTTAGAGGGATTCGTCGACATCTCCGCGGGGTTGCACTCATGA
- the minC gene encoding septum site-determining protein MinC — MTQPSTHIRFRGRSFPVLALEPDAPIAGWFERLDACLEHSPAFFSRKAIVIDVARLGLDRDTVGELVEQLSGRGVRIMGLTGVDPAWACDDLPPILTNGRSIVADEPPAEGGEAPSLSPSERAAFDEIAEALGGGEAGAEPPHEPERSAAPLIVETAVRSGQSIFHPDGDVIVIGSVSSGADIVAGGSVHVYGTVRGRIMAGAYGDSRARIFCRRLEAELLAVGGFYMTADEIRDDVRGRAVHARLEDETIKIIKLD, encoded by the coding sequence TTGACCCAACCTTCGACTCACATTCGTTTTCGTGGCCGATCCTTCCCCGTCCTGGCCCTGGAGCCGGATGCGCCGATCGCCGGATGGTTCGAGCGGCTCGACGCCTGCCTCGAACATTCGCCCGCCTTCTTTTCCCGCAAGGCGATCGTCATCGACGTCGCCAGGCTGGGACTCGATCGCGACACCGTCGGGGAGCTGGTGGAGCAGCTGTCCGGCCGTGGCGTCCGCATCATGGGGCTGACCGGCGTCGATCCCGCCTGGGCGTGCGACGACCTGCCGCCGATCCTCACCAATGGCCGTTCCATCGTCGCCGACGAGCCGCCCGCCGAGGGCGGCGAGGCGCCGAGCCTGTCGCCGAGCGAGCGCGCCGCATTCGATGAGATCGCCGAGGCGCTCGGCGGCGGCGAGGCCGGCGCGGAGCCGCCCCATGAGCCGGAGCGAAGCGCCGCGCCGCTCATCGTCGAGACGGCGGTGCGCTCGGGCCAGTCCATCTTTCATCCCGATGGCGATGTGATCGTCATCGGCTCGGTCTCCTCCGGCGCCGACATCGTCGCGGGCGGCTCGGTCCACGTCTACGGAACCGTGCGCGGCCGAATCATGGCGGGCGCCTATGGCGATTCGCGGGCGCGCATTTTCTGCCGCCGCCTCGAGGCGGAGCTTCTGGCCGTCGGCGGCTTCTATATGACGGCGGACGAAATTCGAGACGACGTGCGCGGACGCGCGGTTCACGCAAGGCTCGAGGACGAAACGATCAAGATCATCAAGCTCGACTGA
- the minD gene encoding septum site-determining protein MinD yields the protein MPKILVVTSGKGGVGKTTSTAALGAALAQSNQKVAVVDFDVGLRNLDLVMGAERRVVYDLINVAQGDAKLHQALIRDKRLDNLYLLPASQTRDKDALTEEGVRRVIDELRERFDWIVCDSPAGIERGATLAMRFADVAVVVANPEVSSVRDSDRIIGLLDAKTEVAEKGGRMEKHLLLTRYDAGRAARGEMLNVDDVLEILSIPLLGIIPESEDVLRASNVGSPVTLHSGTSAPSRAYADAARRLCGAEVPMDIPSDKKGLLVRLFGRRAA from the coding sequence ATGCCCAAGATATTGGTCGTCACTTCCGGCAAAGGGGGCGTCGGCAAGACGACGTCGACCGCCGCGCTCGGCGCCGCGCTGGCTCAGTCGAATCAGAAGGTCGCGGTCGTCGATTTCGACGTCGGCCTGCGCAATCTCGATCTCGTCATGGGCGCGGAGCGGCGGGTCGTCTATGACCTCATCAATGTCGCGCAGGGCGACGCCAAGCTGCATCAGGCGCTCATTCGCGACAAGCGGCTCGACAATCTCTATCTGCTTCCCGCCTCCCAGACGCGCGACAAGGACGCGCTGACCGAGGAGGGCGTGCGCCGCGTCATCGACGAATTGCGCGAGCGCTTCGACTGGATCGTCTGCGACAGCCCGGCGGGCATTGAGCGTGGCGCGACGCTCGCCATGCGCTTCGCCGATGTGGCCGTCGTCGTCGCCAATCCCGAGGTCTCATCGGTGCGCGATTCGGATCGCATCATCGGCCTGCTCGACGCCAAGACGGAGGTCGCCGAAAAGGGCGGCCGCATGGAGAAGCATCTGCTGCTGACGCGCTACGACGCCGGCCGCGCCGCGCGCGGCGAGATGCTGAATGTCGACGATGTGCTGGAAATTCTGTCGATCCCGCTGCTCGGCATCATTCCCGAGAGCGAGGATGTCCTGCGCGCCTCCAATGTCGGATCTCCGGTCACGCTCCACAGCGGCACGAGCGCGCCGTCGCGCGCCTATGCCGATGCGGCGCGGCGCCTGTGCGGCGCCGAGGTGCCGATGGACATACCGTCCGACAAAAAGGGGCTTCTCGTTAGATTGTTTGGTCGGAGGGCGGCATGA
- the minE gene encoding cell division topological specificity factor MinE, whose translation MKLFNFFNRRASAPVARERLQILLAHERASVSNSNLVALLHREVLAAVSKHIEIDPEKVEVKLREGDDMSLLEIDIEISTSASAREAIADAAA comes from the coding sequence ATGAAGCTGTTCAATTTTTTCAATCGCCGCGCATCTGCGCCGGTCGCGCGCGAGCGTCTGCAGATTCTGCTCGCGCATGAGCGCGCATCCGTGTCCAACTCCAATCTCGTCGCTCTGCTGCACAGAGAGGTGCTCGCCGCCGTCTCCAAGCACATAGAGATCGACCCGGAGAAGGTGGAGGTCAAGCTGCGCGAGGGCGACGACATGTCGCTGCTCGAGATCGATATAGAGATTTCGACCAGCGCCTCGGCGCGCGAGGCGATCGCCGACGCCGCGGCGTGA